From a single Triplophysa rosa linkage group LG1, Trosa_1v2, whole genome shotgun sequence genomic region:
- the vangl2 gene encoding vang-like protein 2 isoform X2 — protein sequence MDNESQYSGYSYKSSHSRSSRKHRDRRDRHRSKSRDGSSRGDKSVTIHAPGEPLLDAESTRGDDRDDNWGETTTVVTGTSEHSVSNEDLTRASKELEDSSPLECRRFAGPILSGILGLFALLTPLAFLLLPQLLWRDSLEPCGTPCEGLYVSLAFKLLVLLISSWALFFRPSRATLPRFFVFRCLLMALVFLFVASYWLFYGVRVLEPRERDYRGIVGYAVSLVDALLFIQYLALVLLEVRHLRPAFCLKVVRTTDGASRFYNVGHLSIQRAAVWVLDHYYTDFTVYNPALLNLPKSILSKKMSGFKVYSLGEENSTNNSTGQSRAMIAAAARRRDNSHNEYYYEEAEMERRIRKRKARLVVAVEEAFTHIKRLQEDEAASSPKHPREVMDPREAAQAIFAPMARAMQKYLRTTRQQPYHSMESIIAHLQFCITHNMTPKAFLERYLSPGPTMQYQRENGRGRQWTLVSEEPVTSALRQGQVFSLRRLDFALVVTVTPLPFLNLGEEFIDPKSHKFVMRLQSETSV from the exons ATGGACAACGAGTCGCAATACTCTGGCTATTCTTACAAGTCTTCCCATTCCCGCAGTTCTCGCAAGCACAG GGACAGGAGAGACCGGCATCGCTCTAAGAGCAGAGACGGCAGTAGCAGAGGAGACAAATCAGTTACTATCCATGCACCCGGAGAACCACTGCTAGATGCAGAGTCTACCCGTGGAGATGACAGG GATGACAACTGGGGTGAGACTACCACCGTTGTTACTGGTACATCTGAGCACAGTGTCTCCAATGAGGACCTCACTCGGGCATCCAAAGAACTTGAGGACTCTTCACCATTGGAATGTCGCCGTTTTGCTGGTCCCATCCTGAGTGGCATTTTGGGTTTATTTGCCCTCCTGACGCCTCTCGCCTTCCTCCTGCTGCCTCAGCTGCTGTGGCGTGACTCTCTGGAGCCCTGTGGGACCCCCTGCGAAGGACTTTACGTCTCTCTCGCCTTCAAACTCCTTGTCCTACTCATCTCTTCCTGGGCTCTGTTTTTCCGGCCTTCCCGCGCCACGCTACCACGGTTTTTTGTTTTCCGCTGCCTCCTAATGGCTTTGGTGTTCCTCTTCGTGGCCTCCTATTGGCTGTTCTATGGTGTGAGGGTACTGGAGCCGAGAGAACGGGATTACAGGGGCATAGTGGGTTACGCAGTCTCGTTGGTGGATGCGCTGTTGTTTATCCAGTATTTGGCTCTGGTGCTCTTGGAAGTGAGGCACCTTAGGCCGGCTTTCTGCCTCAAAGTGGTGCGTACAACTGACGGAGCCAGCCGCTTCTACAATGTGGGCCATCTTAG CATCCAGCGAGCAGCAGTGTGGGTTCTGGATCACTACTACACTGATTTTACTGTTTACAACCCCGCTTTACTTAATCTACCCAAGTCCATCCTCTCTAAAAAGATGTCTGGATTTAAGGTGTACTCCCTTGGAGAAG AGAATAGTACCAATAACTCGACTGGTCAGTCTCGTGCTATGATCGCAGCTGCCGCCCGCAGAAGAGACAACTCTCATAATGAATACTATTACGAGGAGGCGGAAATGGAGCGCAGGATCCGAAAGCGCAAAGCCAG ACTTGTGGTGGCAGTAGAGGAGGCGTTCACTCATATCAAAAGGCTTCAGGAAGATGAGGCCGCATCATCGCCCAAGCATCCCCGTGAGGTGATGGACCCTCGGGAGGCAGCCCAAGCCATCTTTGCCCCCATGGCACGAGCCATGCAAAAATACCTGCGAACCACACGACAGCAGCCCTACCACAGCATGGAGAGCATCATTGCTCATCTGCAGTTCTGCATTACCCACAACATGAcaccgaag GCTTTTCTTGAGCGTTACCTCAGCCCTGGCCCTACAATGCAGTATCAGCGAGAAAATGGTAGAGGGCGCCAGTGGACTTTGGTTAGCGAGGAGCCCGTGACATCCGCATTGCGTCAGGGGCAGGTGTTCTCCCTTCGTCGTCTCGATTTTGCTCTGGTTGTCACTGTGACACCCCTCCCCTTCCTCAACCTGGGAGAGGAGTTCATTGATCCCAAGAGCCACAAGTTTGTCATGCGGCTTCAGTCTGAAACCTCTGTTTGA
- the vangl2 gene encoding vang-like protein 2 isoform X1, producing the protein MIIGQRQRCRSILSGHSASKIDSLRSKVELLKLPLTLSSKSISERKAQLGATTERSRGGAGVHKPRPTAPDMDNESQYSGYSYKSSHSRSSRKHRDRRDRHRSKSRDGSSRGDKSVTIHAPGEPLLDAESTRGDDRDDNWGETTTVVTGTSEHSVSNEDLTRASKELEDSSPLECRRFAGPILSGILGLFALLTPLAFLLLPQLLWRDSLEPCGTPCEGLYVSLAFKLLVLLISSWALFFRPSRATLPRFFVFRCLLMALVFLFVASYWLFYGVRVLEPRERDYRGIVGYAVSLVDALLFIQYLALVLLEVRHLRPAFCLKVVRTTDGASRFYNVGHLSIQRAAVWVLDHYYTDFTVYNPALLNLPKSILSKKMSGFKVYSLGEENSTNNSTGQSRAMIAAAARRRDNSHNEYYYEEAEMERRIRKRKARLVVAVEEAFTHIKRLQEDEAASSPKHPREVMDPREAAQAIFAPMARAMQKYLRTTRQQPYHSMESIIAHLQFCITHNMTPKAFLERYLSPGPTMQYQRENGRGRQWTLVSEEPVTSALRQGQVFSLRRLDFALVVTVTPLPFLNLGEEFIDPKSHKFVMRLQSETSV; encoded by the exons ATGATTATTGGACAACGCCAGAGGTGCAG ATCAATACTCTCCGGTCATTCAGCCTCCAAGATAGATTCTCTCAGGAGTAAGGTTGAACTGCTGAAGCTGCCGTTGACCCTGTCATCTAAATCCATCTCAGAGCGCAAAGCTCAGCTGGGTGCAACCACAGAACGCTCCAGGGGTGGAGCTGGGGTCCACAAACCCCGCCCAACAGCCCCAGATATGGACAACGAGTCGCAATACTCTGGCTATTCTTACAAGTCTTCCCATTCCCGCAGTTCTCGCAAGCACAG GGACAGGAGAGACCGGCATCGCTCTAAGAGCAGAGACGGCAGTAGCAGAGGAGACAAATCAGTTACTATCCATGCACCCGGAGAACCACTGCTAGATGCAGAGTCTACCCGTGGAGATGACAGG GATGACAACTGGGGTGAGACTACCACCGTTGTTACTGGTACATCTGAGCACAGTGTCTCCAATGAGGACCTCACTCGGGCATCCAAAGAACTTGAGGACTCTTCACCATTGGAATGTCGCCGTTTTGCTGGTCCCATCCTGAGTGGCATTTTGGGTTTATTTGCCCTCCTGACGCCTCTCGCCTTCCTCCTGCTGCCTCAGCTGCTGTGGCGTGACTCTCTGGAGCCCTGTGGGACCCCCTGCGAAGGACTTTACGTCTCTCTCGCCTTCAAACTCCTTGTCCTACTCATCTCTTCCTGGGCTCTGTTTTTCCGGCCTTCCCGCGCCACGCTACCACGGTTTTTTGTTTTCCGCTGCCTCCTAATGGCTTTGGTGTTCCTCTTCGTGGCCTCCTATTGGCTGTTCTATGGTGTGAGGGTACTGGAGCCGAGAGAACGGGATTACAGGGGCATAGTGGGTTACGCAGTCTCGTTGGTGGATGCGCTGTTGTTTATCCAGTATTTGGCTCTGGTGCTCTTGGAAGTGAGGCACCTTAGGCCGGCTTTCTGCCTCAAAGTGGTGCGTACAACTGACGGAGCCAGCCGCTTCTACAATGTGGGCCATCTTAG CATCCAGCGAGCAGCAGTGTGGGTTCTGGATCACTACTACACTGATTTTACTGTTTACAACCCCGCTTTACTTAATCTACCCAAGTCCATCCTCTCTAAAAAGATGTCTGGATTTAAGGTGTACTCCCTTGGAGAAG AGAATAGTACCAATAACTCGACTGGTCAGTCTCGTGCTATGATCGCAGCTGCCGCCCGCAGAAGAGACAACTCTCATAATGAATACTATTACGAGGAGGCGGAAATGGAGCGCAGGATCCGAAAGCGCAAAGCCAG ACTTGTGGTGGCAGTAGAGGAGGCGTTCACTCATATCAAAAGGCTTCAGGAAGATGAGGCCGCATCATCGCCCAAGCATCCCCGTGAGGTGATGGACCCTCGGGAGGCAGCCCAAGCCATCTTTGCCCCCATGGCACGAGCCATGCAAAAATACCTGCGAACCACACGACAGCAGCCCTACCACAGCATGGAGAGCATCATTGCTCATCTGCAGTTCTGCATTACCCACAACATGAcaccgaag GCTTTTCTTGAGCGTTACCTCAGCCCTGGCCCTACAATGCAGTATCAGCGAGAAAATGGTAGAGGGCGCCAGTGGACTTTGGTTAGCGAGGAGCCCGTGACATCCGCATTGCGTCAGGGGCAGGTGTTCTCCCTTCGTCGTCTCGATTTTGCTCTGGTTGTCACTGTGACACCCCTCCCCTTCCTCAACCTGGGAGAGGAGTTCATTGATCCCAAGAGCCACAAGTTTGTCATGCGGCTTCAGTCTGAAACCTCTGTTTGA